A part of Fibrobacter sp. UWR4 genomic DNA contains:
- a CDS encoding nucleotidyltransferase family protein encodes MVNVSDKLLQQIVQFAKKCELSRVVLFGSRARGTNRDRSDVDLAVTGKNVSDFQFMLEDEADSLLSFDVVDMESIISQKLKQNIEREGVCLYAEV; translated from the coding sequence ATGGTCAATGTTTCCGATAAATTGCTGCAGCAAATCGTTCAGTTCGCAAAGAAGTGTGAACTGAGTCGTGTGGTGCTGTTTGGCTCCCGCGCCCGCGGAACCAATAGGGATCGTAGCGACGTTGACCTGGCCGTAACAGGCAAGAACGTTTCCGATTTTCAGTTCATGCTGGAAGATGAGGCTGATTCGCTCCTGTCTTTTGACGTTGTGGATATGGAATCGATTATATCGCAAAAGCTGAAGCAGAACATCGAACGTGAGGGGGTTTGCCTCTATGCAGAAGTTTGA
- a CDS encoding ATP-binding protein: MKRSISNQLLDWKNKTKRKPLVITGARQCGKTYAIKEFGAQEFANFAYINFEGNEALKSIFDYDLDVNRIVRELTLYSGQKIEVGKTLLFFDEIQACPKAITSLKYFCENMPELHVIAAGSLLGVVIRQQEISFPVGKVERLQMFPMSFEEFVMASENGETLLQAVKSTEAFEPLRTVFAEPLEKLLRYYYIVGGMPEAVATFFETHDFEAVSQVLSNILKDYSDDFSKHAPIHDVPKLHLIWDSVPKQLAKDNNKFVFSHVKAGKRAADLEDALQWLFSAGLLHKLECVTNAELPLSNSAEGSIFKVYMSDVGLLRVKSGLDPQTILNETPLYATFKGALTENFVLNELLKQNFYPYFWRSENTAELDFLLEVRNELIPIEVKAEKHTKAKSYNQFCKKFKPKKGLKLSMKNAGTASVEETETLMLPLYEGFRVKEFVL; the protein is encoded by the coding sequence ATGAAGAGATCCATCAGCAATCAACTTTTAGATTGGAAAAACAAAACTAAGCGAAAGCCACTGGTAATAACCGGGGCCAGACAGTGCGGAAAGACTTACGCAATCAAGGAATTTGGTGCGCAGGAATTTGCAAATTTCGCCTACATCAATTTTGAAGGCAACGAAGCCCTGAAATCCATTTTCGATTACGATCTGGATGTCAACCGCATCGTTCGCGAGCTAACCCTTTATTCCGGTCAAAAAATCGAAGTGGGCAAAACCCTGCTTTTCTTTGATGAAATTCAGGCGTGTCCCAAGGCAATCACCAGCCTAAAATACTTCTGCGAAAACATGCCGGAACTCCATGTGATTGCCGCGGGTTCACTTCTCGGCGTCGTCATCCGGCAACAAGAAATTTCATTCCCCGTGGGCAAGGTGGAACGCCTGCAGATGTTCCCCATGAGTTTCGAGGAATTCGTCATGGCTAGCGAAAACGGCGAGACTCTTTTGCAGGCGGTCAAGTCCACTGAAGCTTTTGAACCGCTACGAACTGTTTTCGCAGAGCCTCTCGAAAAGTTGTTGCGCTACTATTATATTGTTGGAGGGATGCCCGAAGCTGTAGCCACCTTTTTTGAAACTCACGACTTTGAAGCCGTCAGCCAGGTTCTTTCCAACATCCTGAAGGATTACAGCGACGACTTTTCAAAGCACGCCCCCATTCACGACGTTCCAAAGCTACACCTGATTTGGGATTCCGTGCCAAAGCAGCTTGCAAAGGACAACAACAAGTTTGTCTTCTCCCATGTCAAGGCGGGCAAGCGAGCCGCAGATCTAGAAGACGCTTTGCAATGGCTTTTCAGCGCAGGTCTGCTGCATAAGCTCGAGTGCGTTACCAACGCGGAACTCCCGCTTTCAAACAGCGCAGAAGGATCGATCTTCAAAGTCTATATGAGCGATGTAGGTTTGCTTCGCGTAAAATCCGGTCTGGACCCGCAGACAATCCTTAACGAGACTCCTCTTTACGCAACCTTCAAGGGCGCGCTTACAGAAAACTTTGTTCTAAACGAACTTCTAAAGCAAAACTTCTATCCTTATTTCTGGCGTTCAGAAAACACCGCCGAACTTGACTTTCTCCTTGAGGTCAGGAACGAATTGATTCCTATCGAAGTCAAAGCAGAAAAGCACACTAAAGCCAAAAGTTACAACCAGTTCTGCAAAAAATTCAAGCCGAAAAAAGGTTTAAAACTTTCCATGAAAAATGCGGGAACCGCTAGTGTCGAAGAAACCGAAACCTTGATGTTGCCGCTTTACGAAGGTTTTAGGGTGAAGGAGTTTGTCTTATAA
- a CDS encoding nucleotidyltransferase family protein gives MANISDKLLQQIVQFAKKYELSRVVLFGSRARGTNRERSDVDLAVTGKNVSDFQFMLEDEADSLLSFDVVDMGTIVSQKLKQNIEREGVCLYAEV, from the coding sequence ATGGCTAACATTTCCGATAAGTTGCTGCAGCAGATCGTTCAGTTCGCAAAGAAGTATGAACTGAGTCGTGTGGTGCTGTTTGGTTCCCGCGCCCGCGGAACCAATAGGGAACGTAGCGATGTTGACCTGGCCGTAACTGGCAAGAATGTTTCCGATTTTCAGTTCATGCTGGAAGATGAGGCTGATTCGCTCCTGTCTTTCGACGTCGTGGATATGGGAACGATTGTGTCGCAAAAGCTGAAGCAGAACATCGAACGTGAGGGAGTTTGCCTCTATGCAGAAGTTTGA
- a CDS encoding DUF1810 domain-containing protein — protein MSFDLQRFKDAQESDYPVALNEIKAGSKESHWIWYIFPQLKELGYSPTAKYYGLTKDEARAYIADDVLRMRLVEISEALLALENNNATEVMGYPDDLKLRSSMTLFMEVAPEIEVFGKVLEKFFSGEKDSRTLDLLGLKGDSI, from the coding sequence ATGAGTTTCGATTTGCAAAGGTTTAAAGACGCCCAGGAATCCGATTATCCAGTCGCGCTGAATGAAATTAAGGCAGGTAGCAAAGAAAGCCATTGGATTTGGTATATCTTTCCTCAGCTGAAGGAACTTGGATATAGCCCAACGGCAAAATACTACGGATTGACGAAGGACGAGGCCAGGGCTTACATTGCAGATGATGTTTTAAGAATGCGCCTTGTTGAAATTTCAGAGGCATTGCTGGCGTTGGAAAATAACAATGCAACAGAAGTCATGGGGTATCCCGACGATCTGAAACTGAGATCGAGCATGACTCTGTTCATGGAAGTGGCGCCCGAAATCGAAGTCTTCGGCAAGGTCCTTGAGAAATTCTTTTCGGGAGAAAAGGACTCCAGAACTTTGGATCTGCTTGGTTTAAAAGGCGATTCTATATAA
- a CDS encoding zinc-ribbon domain-containing protein codes for MFCSKCDAPVQDDAAFCTSCGNSLKQTTSDAVASPNSLGDELTNTETSLKEQKTAMWLCFWCGAIGVHDFYAGNVAKGIAKAALYVFSMLVFDFGLLGLNAWVIVDSYELKSGTYADKWGKALYPNASEVFKQRLFIFTCAFFIVSSLFAIACMIDDGAFFVWHDYGL; via the coding sequence ATGTTCTGTTCTAAATGTGATGCGCCCGTTCAAGATGATGCTGCATTTTGCACATCTTGTGGTAATTCGTTAAAACAAACAACATCTGACGCCGTTGCTTCTCCCAATAGTCTGGGGGACGAATTAACGAATACGGAAACTTCCCTGAAAGAGCAAAAAACGGCTATGTGGTTGTGCTTTTGGTGTGGAGCCATTGGCGTTCACGATTTTTATGCGGGAAATGTTGCCAAGGGCATTGCGAAGGCAGCTCTTTACGTGTTTAGCATGCTGGTCTTTGATTTTGGCTTATTGGGATTGAATGCTTGGGTAATTGTTGATTCTTATGAATTGAAATCAGGAACTTATGCAGACAAATGGGGAAAAGCCTTATACCCTAATGCATCAGAAGTGTTTAAGCAGCGTTTGTTCATATTCACGTGCGCATTTTTCATTGTGTCGAGTTTATTTGCGATAGCATGTATGATCGACGATGGGGCGTTTTTCGTCTGGCACGATTATGGATTGTAG
- a CDS encoding DNA methyltransferase, protein MKIDKTAHKANIKHFVEQWSDPTKYDEKQYSQSFWNALLRDVLCVERPEEVISYESRVKLSHTSYIDAYIPSTKILIEQKSAKRDLREKIPQSDGSELTPFQQAKRYATQLPRSLYPRYVVTCNFKSFLIYDMETPDGEPQEILLKDLEKEWSRLQFLVQEESNVLQKELEVSIKAGELVGKIYDAFKAEFAKVRGDGSTPGALTVEDLHSLNVLCVRLVFCLYAEDAGIFNKDQFYHFMKSFRPENMRGGLKDLFRILDTKLCNRDPFLEEKYKAFPYVNGNLFAEQPGEVIPTITEATANILLDQASLGFDWSEISPTIFGAVFESTLNPETRRKGGMHYTSIENIHKVIDPLFLDARKAELSEIKNVKNTKERNTKLQEFRKSLGEETFFDPACGSGNFLTETYISLRNLENEALAEQHNGEAVLDVMGDEIFVNIHQFYGIEINDFAATVAKTALWIAECQMMQKTAEILHRNLEFLPLKSYGNITVGNALQIDWSSLCGGGIPLAPAGEPSCATPTAGPQTPAPQRPAFDYIIGNPPFVGARLMAQGSEQKKEIESLFGDIKDVQDLDYVCGWYKKAAMLIQGTDTQVAFVSTNSICQGAQVPVLWNVLLNELNVTINFAYQTFKWESESNKEAAVFCVIVGFGAKDLPNKKLFDPMTEGSFKIVDHISPYLKPGTDTFVTARNTPLCEVPKMCFGNQPRDGGHLILTEEERTEILKKEPNLEKYIKVYMGSEEFINNKKRYCIWLKNSEPADILNSKILGEKISAVREFRQSSKAKTTNGYAKVPHLFAQLTQPDDKSFLIVPSVSSERRTYVPIGFCGPEIISSNAVQIIPDATLFHFGVLTSSVHMAWMRAVCGRLKSDYRYSKDVVYNNFPWPNVTDSQKERIECAAKSILDARQKLPNNSLAQMYGEKMVVLTDLCKAHQANDAAVMAAYGFNKSMTETEIVAQLLKMYQQLVSGNAEN, encoded by the coding sequence ATGAAGATTGATAAAACTGCGCACAAGGCGAACATCAAGCATTTTGTTGAACAGTGGTCCGACCCGACCAAGTACGACGAAAAACAGTATTCCCAGAGTTTTTGGAATGCGCTTTTGCGCGACGTCCTTTGCGTGGAACGCCCCGAAGAAGTCATTAGCTACGAGAGCCGCGTCAAGCTGAGCCATACCAGCTACATCGATGCCTACATTCCCTCCACGAAGATTTTGATTGAGCAGAAATCCGCCAAGCGTGATTTGCGAGAGAAAATCCCCCAGAGCGACGGTTCCGAGCTGACGCCATTCCAGCAGGCGAAGCGTTACGCGACACAGCTCCCCCGCAGTCTTTACCCTCGTTATGTGGTGACATGCAACTTCAAGAGTTTCCTGATTTACGATATGGAAACGCCCGACGGAGAACCCCAGGAAATTCTCCTGAAAGACTTGGAGAAGGAATGGAGCCGTCTGCAATTCCTTGTGCAGGAAGAGTCCAATGTGTTGCAAAAGGAACTGGAAGTTTCTATCAAGGCGGGAGAACTTGTCGGAAAAATTTATGACGCGTTCAAGGCGGAGTTTGCGAAGGTCCGCGGCGACGGCTCAACGCCTGGAGCCCTGACGGTCGAGGATTTGCACAGCCTAAATGTACTTTGCGTGCGACTAGTATTTTGCCTTTACGCCGAAGACGCGGGCATTTTCAACAAGGACCAGTTCTACCATTTTATGAAAAGCTTCCGCCCCGAAAATATGCGCGGCGGTTTGAAAGACCTTTTCAGGATTCTGGATACAAAGCTTTGCAATCGAGACCCGTTCCTTGAAGAAAAGTACAAGGCATTCCCCTACGTGAACGGCAACCTTTTTGCGGAACAGCCCGGCGAAGTCATCCCGACCATTACCGAAGCCACCGCCAACATCCTCCTGGATCAGGCGAGCCTTGGCTTTGACTGGTCCGAGATAAGCCCCACGATTTTCGGAGCTGTTTTCGAAAGCACCTTGAATCCGGAAACCCGTCGCAAGGGCGGTATGCATTACACAAGCATCGAGAATATCCACAAGGTTATCGATCCGCTTTTCCTGGATGCACGCAAGGCGGAACTCTCCGAAATCAAGAACGTAAAAAACACCAAGGAACGCAACACAAAGCTGCAGGAATTCCGCAAAAGCTTGGGCGAAGAAACTTTCTTTGACCCCGCCTGTGGCAGCGGCAACTTCTTGACCGAAACCTACATCAGCCTGCGAAATCTCGAAAACGAGGCACTGGCCGAACAGCACAATGGCGAGGCTGTCCTCGACGTGATGGGCGACGAAATCTTCGTGAACATCCACCAGTTCTATGGCATAGAAATCAACGACTTTGCGGCCACCGTTGCAAAGACCGCCCTGTGGATTGCCGAATGCCAGATGATGCAGAAGACTGCAGAAATTCTTCACCGCAATCTGGAATTCTTGCCGTTAAAAAGCTACGGGAACATCACCGTCGGAAATGCGTTGCAAATTGACTGGTCTTCGTTATGCGGGGGAGGAATCCCCCTCGCTCCAGCCGGCGAGCCGTCTTGCGCTACCCCCACTGCGGGGCCTCAGACGCCGGCCCCGCAACGCCCCGCTTTCGATTACATCATCGGGAATCCGCCGTTTGTGGGCGCAAGGTTGATGGCTCAAGGCAGTGAACAGAAAAAAGAAATTGAATCCCTGTTTGGCGATATAAAAGATGTGCAAGACTTGGACTATGTATGTGGATGGTATAAAAAGGCGGCTATGTTGATACAGGGAACTGATACTCAAGTTGCTTTTGTTTCTACAAATTCTATTTGTCAGGGCGCACAGGTTCCTGTTCTATGGAATGTTCTGTTAAACGAACTGAATGTCACAATCAATTTTGCATATCAGACTTTTAAATGGGAAAGCGAGTCTAACAAGGAAGCTGCTGTATTTTGTGTAATTGTTGGTTTTGGAGCAAAGGATTTACCGAATAAAAAATTATTTGACCCTATGACTGAGGGATCGTTCAAAATTGTAGATCATATCAGCCCATATTTGAAACCGGGAACAGACACTTTTGTTACTGCAAGAAACACTCCTTTGTGCGAAGTTCCCAAGATGTGTTTTGGAAATCAGCCCCGTGATGGTGGACATCTGATTTTAACTGAGGAAGAAAGAACTGAAATTCTCAAAAAAGAGCCAAATCTTGAAAAATACATCAAGGTTTATATGGGTTCCGAGGAATTTATCAACAACAAGAAGCGCTACTGCATCTGGTTGAAGAACTCTGAACCTGCAGACATTTTGAATAGCAAGATACTTGGCGAGAAAATTTCCGCTGTTCGTGAATTTAGACAATCTTCAAAAGCGAAAACCACGAATGGATATGCCAAGGTGCCTCATCTTTTTGCTCAGCTTACTCAACCCGATGACAAATCGTTCTTGATTGTTCCAAGCGTTTCTTCAGAACGCAGAACCTATGTCCCGATTGGATTCTGTGGGCCCGAAATCATTTCAAGTAACGCTGTTCAAATTATCCCTGATGCAACCCTTTTCCATTTCGGAGTTCTCACCAGTTCCGTACACATGGCTTGGATGCGAGCAGTTTGTGGACGATTAAAATCTGATTACCGCTACTCCAAGGATGTCGTCTACAACAACTTCCCATGGCCAAACGTTACGGACTCTCAGAAAGAAAGAATCGAGTGTGCGGCAAAATCAATTCTTGATGCTAGACAAAAACTACCGAACAACTCTCTTGCACAAATGTATGGTGAAAAAATGGTTGTTCTTACGGATTTGTGCAAAGCCCACCAGGCCAACGACGCCGCAGTCATGGCCGCCTACGGTTTCAACAAGAGCATGACCGAAACCGAAATCGTCGCCCAGCTCCTGAAAATGTACCAGCAGCTAGTTTCAGGCAATGCAGAAAATTAG
- a CDS encoding ATP-binding protein → MKRRIIENLKQWKHSDNRKPLILDGARQVGKTWILQEFGKSEFSSVAYFNCDRNTQLEEIFKKNFEKDIVLRNLEALAGKPVTGDTLIIFDEIQETPVVLTALKYFQEQLPELYIACAGSLLGLSLHSGTGFPVGKVDILKIFPMDFAEFVLAVKGDNFYDILTKDPLDKLETFHETFVELLRQYYFVGGMPEAVQAFANGKSIADIRTIQNAILYSYNKDISKHAETKDIQRIHQVWNSIPQQLAKENKKFVYGAIRTGARAKEFESAIQWLLDAGIVYKVNRIRKAGIPLKFYEDAEAFKLFFLDCGLMGAFSDTPPEDILIGSKIFEEYKGAFTELFVLQQFKATLEATPFYFSADDSKQELDFILQMNGKLVPIEVKAEENLRAKSLRQFVLEHEGIKGIRISMSKYREQDWMTNIPLYAAGRFSY, encoded by the coding sequence ATGAAAAGACGAATTATTGAAAATCTAAAGCAATGGAAACATTCCGATAACCGAAAGCCTTTGATTTTGGATGGAGCCAGGCAAGTCGGAAAGACCTGGATTCTCCAGGAATTCGGGAAAAGCGAGTTTTCAAGTGTAGCCTATTTCAACTGCGACAGAAACACGCAGCTTGAAGAAATTTTCAAGAAAAATTTTGAAAAAGACATCGTCCTAAGGAATCTCGAGGCGTTGGCCGGCAAGCCGGTAACCGGAGACACCCTAATCATCTTTGATGAAATTCAGGAGACCCCTGTAGTCCTTACCGCCTTAAAGTATTTTCAGGAACAGTTACCTGAACTTTATATCGCATGCGCAGGTTCGCTGTTGGGTTTATCGCTACACTCGGGCACAGGCTTCCCCGTGGGGAAAGTTGACATTCTAAAAATTTTTCCCATGGATTTTGCCGAATTTGTCTTGGCCGTAAAAGGCGACAACTTCTACGACATTTTGACCAAGGACCCCCTAGACAAGCTTGAAACATTTCACGAGACATTTGTTGAACTTTTGCGCCAGTACTATTTTGTAGGGGGCATGCCCGAGGCGGTGCAAGCCTTCGCAAACGGAAAGAGCATCGCAGATATCAGAACAATCCAGAATGCAATCCTCTATTCGTACAACAAGGATATTTCTAAGCACGCCGAAACCAAGGACATCCAGCGAATCCACCAGGTCTGGAATTCTATTCCACAACAGCTTGCCAAGGAAAACAAGAAGTTTGTCTATGGGGCAATAAGGACTGGCGCGCGAGCAAAGGAGTTTGAATCCGCCATTCAGTGGCTGCTGGATGCGGGTATCGTTTACAAGGTGAACCGAATCCGTAAAGCGGGAATTCCACTGAAGTTCTACGAAGATGCCGAAGCGTTCAAGCTGTTCTTTTTGGACTGCGGCTTGATGGGCGCTTTTTCAGATACCCCGCCAGAAGACATTCTAATCGGCAGCAAGATTTTCGAGGAATACAAAGGAGCCTTCACAGAACTGTTCGTTCTACAGCAATTCAAGGCCACCTTGGAAGCTACGCCATTCTATTTCAGCGCCGACGATTCCAAGCAGGAACTGGACTTTATCTTGCAAATGAACGGCAAGCTTGTTCCCATCGAGGTCAAGGCAGAAGAAAATCTGCGAGCAAAGTCATTGCGACAGTTCGTCCTGGAACACGAAGGTATCAAGGGAATACGAATTTCCATGTCCAAGTATCGTGAACAAGACTGGATGACGAACATTCCCCTTTATGCCGCCGGTAGATTCTCCTACTGA
- a CDS encoding ATP-binding protein, with protein sequence MISREKYIVPIRDFYKSDLIKIITGIRRCGKSVILMQVMEEISTKSSNLIYLNFENVVNVPNIKNGDDLINFVLKKKKRGLCYVFLDEVQTIDGWQLACKTLRLNQCSVFITGSNSKLLSSEFTKELSGRYVSFRVRPFIYKEILKIAKEKRKKISISDYLIWGGFPNRFYMKNQEAQDLYLNDLKETIVINDLVNRYGIRKRALFESLVTFILRSNSRIFSAKAIRDYVKQEHDKCSVNTIMKYIAYLKEAYVICGLPQFSTKVKRELSFYEKIYNEDVALNSIHASSGRYDITHNLENIVYNELVYMGYELFVYNNKGKEIDFLAQKGNKNYLIQVAYSVAEEKAYAREFNAFNGVEGDFQKIIITNDDVDYSSSTVRHIMLKDFLTMDSLEVMPKAMTLAEAQAAYNVWLQYKKEHS encoded by the coding sequence GTGATTTCAAGAGAAAAGTATATTGTTCCGATTCGTGATTTTTATAAATCCGACTTAATCAAGATTATTACTGGGATTCGCCGCTGCGGAAAGTCCGTGATTCTTATGCAGGTCATGGAAGAGATTTCCACTAAGTCATCTAATCTAATTTACCTTAACTTTGAAAATGTCGTCAATGTTCCGAATATAAAGAATGGCGATGACTTAATCAATTTTGTTTTGAAAAAGAAGAAGCGGGGGCTTTGCTATGTCTTTCTTGATGAAGTGCAAACCATCGATGGATGGCAACTTGCGTGCAAGACCTTGCGCCTGAATCAATGTTCTGTATTTATTACAGGTTCAAATTCAAAACTGCTTTCTAGTGAATTTACCAAAGAACTAAGCGGTCGCTATGTTTCCTTCAGGGTTCGTCCTTTTATTTACAAGGAAATTTTGAAGATAGCCAAGGAGAAAAGGAAAAAGATTTCAATTTCCGATTACCTAATCTGGGGTGGCTTTCCAAACCGATTCTACATGAAAAATCAAGAGGCTCAGGATTTATATCTTAATGACCTCAAGGAAACCATTGTCATTAATGACCTGGTAAACCGTTACGGCATTAGAAAGCGTGCGCTCTTTGAAAGCCTTGTTACTTTTATACTGCGTTCCAATAGCCGCATTTTCTCGGCCAAGGCTATTCGTGATTACGTAAAACAGGAACACGACAAGTGTTCTGTCAATACAATCATGAAATACATTGCCTACTTAAAGGAAGCTTACGTCATTTGCGGATTGCCGCAATTTTCCACTAAGGTCAAACGGGAACTTTCATTCTACGAAAAAATCTACAACGAAGACGTTGCCCTCAATTCTATCCATGCCTCCTCGGGTCGTTATGACATTACCCACAATCTGGAAAACATTGTCTATAATGAACTTGTCTATATGGGCTACGAATTATTTGTGTACAATAACAAGGGGAAAGAAATTGATTTCCTTGCACAAAAGGGAAACAAAAATTACCTAATACAGGTTGCCTACAGCGTTGCCGAAGAAAAGGCTTATGCTAGGGAATTTAATGCATTCAATGGCGTCGAAGGTGATTTCCAGAAAATCATTATCACAAACGATGATGTTGATTATTCCTCAAGTACGGTAAGGCATATCATGCTCAAGGATTTCTTGACTATGGATTCTCTGGAAGTGATGCCTAAGGCAATGACTTTGGCAGAAGCACAAGCAGCCTACAACGTGTGGTTGCAATACAAAAAAGAGCATTCCTAG
- a CDS encoding HI0074 family nucleotidyltransferase substrate-binding subunit, whose protein sequence is MQKFENFKNCFEVLKKSEKAKALADEIYRTGVIGQFGLAFELAWKTLQELMRTHGIEEAENGSPREILRAGFKYGFLNDESVWLQMLKDRNSATHIYDEDAFNAVLDRVYSSYINLFDNFKTILESKISVLENSAENKL, encoded by the coding sequence ATGCAGAAGTTTGAAAATTTCAAGAATTGCTTCGAAGTTCTGAAAAAGTCTGAAAAGGCAAAGGCTTTGGCGGATGAGATTTATAGAACTGGTGTAATAGGCCAGTTTGGTTTGGCTTTTGAGTTGGCCTGGAAAACTCTTCAAGAGTTGATGCGAACCCATGGAATCGAGGAGGCCGAGAATGGATCTCCTCGAGAAATTCTTCGTGCAGGATTTAAGTATGGATTCCTGAATGATGAATCGGTGTGGCTTCAGATGTTGAAGGATCGCAATTCTGCAACGCACATTTACGACGAAGATGCATTTAATGCGGTTTTGGACCGCGTCTATTCAAGTTATATTAACTTGTTTGATAACTTCAAGACGATCTTGGAATCCAAGATTTCTGTGCTAGAGAACTCTGCCGAAAATAAGCTGTAG
- a CDS encoding ATP-binding protein, translated as MIIERNSYIERLLRHKENSLIKVITGSRRSGKSFLLFKLFVQRLKEQGVDDAHIIKIALDDRSNKELRNPDTMLDFVKSKIADSKTYYILLDEIQYLDEFEDVLNSFLHIDNVDVYVTGSNSHLLSSDVITTFRGRGDEIHVFPLSFSEFSTAYKGSALEAWDSYVLFGGMPLTLSFESPEEKANYLKSLFDKIYVADILERYKVRNGSELDEILNILSSSVGSLTNPIKLSKTFKSLKNKTISDNTIRKYISYFEDAFLISKAIRYDIKGKRYINTPSKYYFEDVGLRNARLGFRQVEETHVMENIIYNELRFRGYMVDVGIVEINTQNNGKNSRVQLEVDFVTTRGGEKLYIQSALNIDDAEKKFQEKRPLLNTRDSFKKIIVVKGQMTPRYDNDGIMTMGIINFLLNDSI; from the coding sequence ATGATTATTGAGCGTAATTCATATATAGAAAGGCTACTCAGGCACAAGGAAAACAGCCTCATCAAGGTCATTACCGGTAGCAGACGCTCCGGCAAGTCTTTTCTGCTATTCAAGCTCTTTGTCCAAAGACTCAAGGAACAAGGCGTTGACGACGCTCACATCATAAAAATTGCCCTGGATGACCGTTCGAACAAGGAACTTCGAAATCCCGACACCATGCTCGATTTCGTCAAGAGCAAAATTGCAGATTCCAAGACCTACTATATTCTGCTGGACGAAATCCAATACCTGGATGAATTCGAAGATGTTTTAAACAGTTTTCTGCACATTGATAATGTGGACGTCTATGTCACGGGGAGCAATTCACACTTGCTTTCAAGCGATGTCATCACCACATTCCGTGGTCGCGGCGACGAAATCCACGTATTCCCGTTGAGTTTCAGCGAATTTTCAACGGCATACAAAGGCAGCGCCCTGGAGGCCTGGGACAGTTATGTTCTTTTCGGCGGCATGCCCTTGACCTTATCCTTTGAATCGCCCGAAGAAAAAGCGAATTACCTCAAGTCACTTTTCGATAAAATCTATGTGGCCGACATTCTTGAACGATACAAGGTTCGTAACGGGAGCGAACTGGATGAAATCCTGAATATCCTTTCGTCGTCTGTGGGATCCTTGACCAATCCAATCAAACTTTCTAAAACATTCAAGAGTCTCAAAAACAAGACCATCTCAGACAACACCATCCGCAAATACATATCTTACTTCGAGGACGCCTTTCTCATCAGCAAGGCGATTCGTTACGACATCAAGGGCAAGCGTTACATCAACACCCCGTCCAAGTACTACTTCGAAGATGTGGGGCTCCGAAACGCCCGCCTCGGTTTTAGGCAGGTAGAAGAAACCCACGTGATGGAAAACATCATCTATAACGAACTGAGATTCCGCGGGTACATGGTTGACGTAGGTATTGTAGAAATCAACACCCAGAACAACGGAAAAAACAGCAGAGTCCAGCTGGAAGTAGATTTTGTCACAACCCGGGGCGGCGAAAAATTGTACATACAGTCCGCATTGAATATTGACGATGCCGAAAAAAAGTTTCAGGAAAAGAGACCCCTCCTGAATACCCGCGACAGTTTCAAGAAGATCATCGTTGTCAAAGGGCAAATGACGCCCCGTTACGATAACGACGGCATCATGACCATGGGAATCATCAACTTCCTGTTAAACGATTCCATTTGA